The window CTTGTTGCGCGCGGTTCCGAGGTGAAGCGTCATGCCGTCGACCATCGATATGAGCAATACGGCGATGTGCGCGCTCTCGGTGGCCCCGCGCTTTGGATTCACGGCACGAATGAGCTCGGTGAACTCTTTCGTCATAGTGTCGTACCACTCGTCGCGCATTTGGGCGCACTCGGGATCCGTGGCGGCGAGCGAAAAGAAATGCCACCATAACGGGATGTTCTTCGAATCCTTCGCGTCCTCAAGGGACATCTCTAGGATGGCCTCGATCGTTCCGCGAGGCGATTCATTGTCCTTAAGCGCACGTTTCAGTGCATCGAAATAGCCTTCGATGACCGGAGCCATAACCGCGCGCAGGATCGCTGGCCTCGTGGGGAAGTAGTACTGGAGATTGCTGACACTGATTCCCGCGCTAAGAGCGACGGCGCGCTGCGAGAATTCCATCGGGCCATTTTCAAGCAGGAGCTTTCGTGCAACTCGGACGATGGCGTTGCGCGTCCGTATGCCTTGGGCTCGCAGGCCGTCGGGCGGCGTTGCCGAAGAAACTGCACTCGATGTGCGCCCCTTACGGGTACTGCGCTGCGGGTTTGGCACGGTCATCGTTCCGTCTCGGTTGCAGCAAGTCTCATCTTGAACGGATGAGATCATGCTGACGGTTCGTTTGGTAAACGTGACTATACCTTACAATCGCGTCAATTCGCGACTGGGCACCCGCGTGGCACGCACTTCGACACTGTGCGAATCGTCGACCAACTGTTCGCGACGCCCAACGCGCCGTTTTTGACGCACCATCGCGGGAAACGACCCGCAGTAATAGTGTTCGCTGACGCAGTCCGGCGAGCAGATGGATTCCGTCGCGAATCCCACTCGACGATTATGTACCCCACTCTAGGGGCTGCCGAGCGATTCCTCGTTTTGAAACTCCGCGCGTGCCAGCGTCCCGATAGCCAGTGAGCGGTTTAGTTACGGCGACCGCGTCCCCACCCTACAATCATTTTCGGATCGCGTACTACGCCATCGGTAGCGAGTCGGAGAAGGTAGCAGACAGGAAGTTGTTGATTTTACTAGTTTTAATATTGGGGGCATGACGCGAACCCTTATTCCGCTTGAGTGCTTCTAACCGGAGATTTGCATCAAAATCAAGGCTACCCCTTATCCCTGATGAGGACCAGTGAAGCAACGTGCGACGGCGACTCACAGTTGGCGCATCAACGGGCCCATTGTTTATTTGACATAAATCTATTTATCGCATTTTCATTAGGGTAACTAATTGAATCGACAGCCAAGAGGCCGATGAGGGGCAAGCGCGCAAACTTCCATGATGGCTCGTGCTGATGGCAGGCACATCAGAAGCCGAATGTACAGACGCAAGTCAAGACCTTCGAAAATGCACACCGATCTTGCTCATAGGCGGGAGTCCATGTACGGATATAAGTCCGCAACCACCCTTCTCGCCACTAACAATATCGCCTTGCAAATGGGAGGCGACCATATGAGAAATGTCGCATTTTGACGTAGATTCGTTGCCAGACAAGCGTTTCAGGAGCGCTGGCGATGAACACGACCGGGACCATCACCATGTCGATGCACGAACTGGACCGACTCAGAGTGATCAGGCCGTCGCCGAACGCCAACTCAAGCCTGGCCGTGCCGCCGAGCGGCTACACGTGAGCGTGCGGCAGATCGAACGGCTTGTCATGCGTTATCGTGCGGACGGTGCACGCGGTCTGGTGTCCGGCAAGCGCGCACGCACGAGTAATCACCGGTTGCCGGACGGCGTGGCGCAGCGTGCGCTCGCGCTGATCCGTGAGCGCTATGCCGATTTTGGTCCGACGCTGGCGTGCGAGAAATTACGGGAATGCCACGGCATTGAACTGGCCGTCGAGACGATTCGTTCTCTGATGACAGCTGCGGGCCTTTGGGTGCCTCGCAAACAGCGCCTGCCGCGGATTCACCAGCCGCGCAACCGCCGCGCGTGTCTGGGCGAGCTGATCCAGATCGATGGTAGCGATCACCGCTGGTTCGAGGCGCGTGGAACGCGCCAATCTGACGCTGCAGGACCGGCTGGTCAAGGAGTTGCGCTTGCGCGGCATCAGCACCTGGGAGGCGGCCAATGCTTATGAGCCCTCATTCATCGCTGATTTAAATCAGCGTTTCGGCAAGCCGCCACGCAGCGACCACGACGCCCATCGGCCCCTGCGCGCCGCCGACGATCTGACGCTACTGCTGGCATATCGCGTCTGGCGTAAGGTCACGCACGCGCTGACGGTGCAATACGACCGCGTGATGTATCTGCTCGAAGACACGCCGGCCAATCGCCTGTTGATTCACCAGCAAATGGAGGTGGTCGAGTATCCGAGTGGCTGCGTCGAGGTTCAGGCGGGCGGCGAGGTGCAGCATTATCGGATCGTCGGAATGGTTTCACGTGAAATGCTCATAACCAACGGATCTTGTGCACAATATACGCACCCAAAATGACGCGCGCGCCTAGTCGCTCTCCTTTTTGGCGGGCCAGGATCCCGCGTCGCTGGGCGGCTCGGATAATCGAGGCGGGATGTTGGCGTTATGTTTCGGCCGTCGGCCGTTGGAACTTATGCTAAAATTGTGCAAATTCTGTGCTTGGAGAGCGACTTATGAATTCGGATACCGGCGCCTTTCCCAGTGCCGATGCGGGCTTCGACCGTTTTATGGCCTCACTACATGATCCCGAAGACCCAGCACCGATCGTCTCCGCGCGTCGCTTCGGCGAGGCCTTGCGTATCGACTTGCAAACCCTTGCTCAGCAAGCCCACGTACATCGGAACACGATCAGCCGGCAACCTGCATCCGAAAGCGTACAACGATTCCTCCGCGACGCTCTGCGGGTCATTCGTGCGGCCACGGATATCTCAGGTGACGTCACGAAGGCACTGTTCTGGTATCGAAACGAACCTCTGCCCGTGTTCAACTACAAAACCGCCGAGGAGCTGGTGTCGGAAGGTCGAGCCGATGACGTCCTTCGCTACGTTTCGTCGCTTGAGGCGGGCCCGGCAGGATGATCCTCACAGAATTGACCGGGGTAACTGTCTATCGTATGCATGTCCCCAGGTGGGCTGTCGCGCCGACGAGCGGCGCAGGAGCGGGAACGCATGGCGGTCGGGCGAATCGTGTCGGGCTCAATGCGCTATATCTTGCCTTGGACCCCGCCACAGCCATCCGAGAGTATCAGCAGTTATCGTCCTTGATGCCACCGGGGACGTTGGTCAGCTACAACCTCACGGCCGCTCCGATGGTCGATTTCACCGGCGGGTACGAAAGCGGAAAGTGGTCTCCTCTGTGGGAGGATTTCTATTGCGACTGGCGCCACTGCTGGTTCAATGAACGGATCGAGCCCCCCAGCTGGATCCTTGGCGATGAGGTCGTCTCGAGCGGTGCCAAGGGTATCCTCTTCAAATCACGACTGACGCCCGACGGTACAAATCTCGTTCTGTACACAGAGCGTCTTGACTCCACGGACCACCTCGACGTCTACGATCCAAATAACGCTCTTCCGAAAAACCAGTCTTCTTGGGATTGACCTTTGGAGAGCCCGACAGAAATCGGCACGTCGGACCCATTGCTGCCGGTCGGCCTTCGGTACGCTGAGTGTCTCTTGATGAAGTGCAACGGCCAGTCAACGCGCGGTCCTCGCCGACGTGTCGTTGACCATTGCGAACCTTCGAGTCGTGCTCGGGCGGCTGCACATCGCGCGGGAGCATGGCGCGCACCTCAAGCAGCTCGGCCGCGATCGCGGCTTCATTGGTCTTTATTCACTCGACGGGCAAGTGCCCTCCTCGCTTCAACGGCTATCTCATCGAGGATTTTGGCCTGAGCGCGAAGACGTCGAAGCGGCGAGCGCGTGAGCACTCAGCGTCGAGCCAAGCCGGGCGGCGAGACCGGCGCCAACGGCGAATGGTATGAAGGCGGCGGCAAGTTCATTGCCACTCGAGACAACCCGAAGCGCGCCGAGCGTTCGCGAAAGGCGACAAGAAAGGTCGAGATCGAGCCGCGGAAATGGTGAGTCCGGCCCGATTACGGGTACGACGCCCGGCAGATCACACGCTGGCCGGATCGCGCGCGCCCGCATAAATCTTCCGCACCCCTCTTTCGAGCGCCTGTTTCGCGAAAGGCCAAGCCCGCGATTCGCGCCCGTCAGGAAACCACAGCACCTTCGATCTTCATAATCCTTCCTTTCGCATGATGAATCGCATGCGCGCCGGCTCGCCGCGCGTGAGATCTGGTGGAAACAAGGCTGCATTCGCTTGCGGATCCGTTGCGCCGTGCCTTCGCGTGCAGCAGTTAATCGCGTCGCGAAGTCCGCGCCGGATTGCTTTTGTCGGACGATTCGTGACAACTCGGGCGTCGCATCCGATGGCCGAAGGGGGCGTAACTTTACTGGTGATGGCCTGTAAAGTTGTCGGTTCATGACGACGCCGTTCACCCGACCGCTGAGCGTACCGGGGTCGACCGACCCGGGCGTCCCCATAGCAGTGGGTTGCCCTGTGGTAACGCGTCGCGAGCCGACATCACCTCACAGGGGAGACACCATGCAACTGAGTGGGTCGCGCTTGCACGGCAAGGACATTACACACCTGCAAATCACATCATTCGCCGACGTCCGAGTCGGATACACGATGGCTTGTTGACTTACATCCCCCCGCGACGGTGTGCGAGACAGGCGACACCATGCTGGCCGCCGCGGTATCTTCGTTCGTGTCCTATCGAAAGCACGCATGCGATTAAATCTTTTGCGATTGACATCCAATAACACTTCCCCCCATGATGCAACGCATGCGATTATCTCGCATACGACTAAAAACCTGAACACCCTCATTCACACAGGAATCCATCATGACCAAGATCGAACAAGTCCTCCACTCAGGCAACAGCCACGCCACGATCAATCACGACCCCAATGTCCCGCGCGGTGAGCTCGGCGTCCTCGACCTCAAGCTGTCAGCCCCCGGCGGTGAAACCCGCGAGTTCATCGCCACCGAGCTACACCCGAGAGCCGAGCAGTTGTTTTCGGGCGCATGGTCGGCCTGTTACGTCAGCGCGTTCCAGATTGCGGCCTCGCTGAAGAAGGTCAAGCTGCCGTCCGACTACTCCGTGGACATCCAGGTAAGCATTGGGTCGGTCGGTAGCGGGCATTGCCTCGGCGCCCAGTTCACCGTCCGCGTGCCGGGTCTGGCAAAGGAAGTCGTCGAGGCACTCGCGCACCACGCCCATCAGCTCTGCCCGTACTCGAAGGCTGTGCACGGCAACATCGAAGTCGGTCTCAACGTCGTCACTATTTGACAAAAACACCGCATGCGATTAAATCGCGCAATATTTAAATACGCTTAATACGCTCATACACATAGGAATTCATCATGGAAAAGATCGAAAAAGTTCTCGCCTCGGGCAACTCCCACGCCACGGTCAATCACGACCCCAATCTCCAGCGCGGCCAGTTTGGCGTCTTTGACCTCAAGCTGTCGGCGCCCGGCGTGGAACGCCTCGAGTTCATCGCCACCGAGCCGCACCCGACAGCCGAGAAGTTGTTTGCGGGCGCGTGGTCGGCCTGTTACACCACCGTGTTCGGGATCGCGGCCTCGCTGAAGAAGGTCAAGCTGCCGCCCGACTATTCCGTGGACATTCAGGTAAACGTTGGGCAAACCGGTACCGCGTGGTTCCTCGGCGCCCAGTTCAACATCCGCGTACCGGGTCTGGCAAAGGAAGTCGTCGAGGAAATCGCGCACCTGACCCATACGATCTGCCCGTACTCGAAGTCTGTGCGGGGCAACATCGAGATCGGCACGAACATCGTCACGGTGTGATCCGCCTAGGCACGTGCCTCTCTCTGGGGCACGTGCCCCTCTGAACATTTTTTTAGGGATTCCCATCATGAAGACCAAGCTCATCGTTGCACTGCTCGTCGCCTTTTCGGCGTCCGCCACCGCACCCGCGTTCGCCAGCGGCTATGGACCGGCCCCGTTCTACAAGCCCTCGGTGGGCGCACCGGCGTCGCAAAGCGGTCAGAGCGCGCGAACCGTCGCCGCCGAACGCGACGACGTAACTGGCTCGCAAGAGGCATACGGCGGTGTAGTCGCCGGACTCTCCCAGGCGGGCAGCCATGCCGCCGTGACGTCGCGCGACAACCTGTTCGCGCGTCACTAGATCGCGCATCCTTCCCCTTTGGACCGTCGCGCATCGTCCCCTCTTCATGCGCGCCGGCCACAGCGTCGGATGGGTCGTGGTTTATTTACCAAGGAGGATTGAAACAATGTTCAGTCATGTAGTGGTCGGCACCAACGACCTGGAAAAAGCAAAGCGATTTTACGATGCCGTGCTCGGCGCGATTGGCTATGGTGACGGTATCAGTGACGACAACGATCAACGTCGACGCTATGCCTATCGCGGCGACACGGGGCTTTTCATTATCACGCAGCCGCTCGATGGTCGGCCGGCGACCGCTGCCAATGGCGGAACGATCGGCTTTGCCTGTCAGTCGACCAGGCAGGTCGATCTCTGGCATGTCGCCGGGGTCGCCAATGGTGGAACATCAGCTGAGGCGCCGCCTGGCGTGCGTGAGGCCGCGTTTGGCAGCCTCTATCTCGCCTATCTGCGCGATCCGGACGGCAACAAGCTCGGCGCCCTGTATCGCATGCCGGCCTAAAGCGAACGGCGGCCACAAGGGCGCTCCAGACGTTCGGCGGCCATAGCGGCAGGCAGGCGCCGCCGCAATACCTCTACGCTGCGAAATAGCTGGGCCCGGCGAAATGACAAGCGGTTCTACTCTATGCGGCAGCGGCTCGACGTTCGTTATTGCGATATCATCGCATGCGATATATAGCACTTCGTATGTCTTGAGGACAATCAGGCTTTAGCCGAGGAGGATAAAGATGAAAACTAGGAACCAGGCGCCCGCTGCGGCCATGCCGCTGTCGGACTATCTGTGCTTTGCAATCTACTCAGCGAACCTGGCGTTCGGTAGGGCATACAAGCCGATACTCGAGGAGCTTGGGCTCACCTATACGCAATACGTCACGATCGTTGCGCTTTGGGAGGAAGACAATCCGACCGTCAGCGGTCTGGGCGAGAAGCTGTTTCTCGAATCCAACACGCTTACGCCGATGCTGAAGAAGCTCGAGGTGATGGGTTATCTAGAGAGGCAGCGCGATCCCGAAGACGAGCGTCAGGTGCGGGTCAGGCTCACGAAAAACGGTCGACGGCTGCGCGAAAAAGCCCTGACTATGAGTCTCTCTGGGGCGACTGGCCTTGCGCCAGACGAGTTTGCTAAAGTGCAGAAGGCAATCGTGACGCTGCGGGACAATCTTATCAAGTCAGTCCAAAACGGCGAATGAGCGCTTAACGGTCGTGTTGCAGGGGCGTCCCTGAAACGGGAACCTGACGGTGTGACGGTGCGGTCTTGATCGATGGTGCGCTATGGCGCGGATCGAGTTCCGTCGTCGTTGTCACATCCAGCCAGTAGATGAGATCTCCAGTATCGGCATCGATATCCGATTTGAGCGCGCGGCATTCGAGCAGCATCAGTTCGCCCCGGCGCAACCCCGCCAGAAGCAGCACGTTGACGATGAGCCAGTTCCTCACGCGCACGTGTGCGCCTCTCGAACGGATTCCGGAGAGCATCAGGATGCGCGACCTCAAGCAGGTCGGTCAGCGTGCTAGTTGGGAGCGCCCGCGCAAACCGGAACTGCCCGCGCCGGGGATTGCGCAATCTCCCCATCGTCCATCAATCTGATGCTGGCGTGCTCCGCGCAGCTCTTTGTCGGTGGACCGGGTGCTTGCCTCGACGCCATGCCACGCGAGGTCGAAGAGGGTGCCCCCTACGTTGGTGGCTTGGGGTTGGCGGAGCGTTAGCTTCGCTGTAGGGTTTGGGTTGAGTGAATTTCAGTATATCGACTTCTATGCCTGACGATGCTTGGCTTGTTGCACCCGAAGACGCCTATGCCCAATGGCAACGCGAAGAAGCAACAGGCGCGGATCGCCGCGCGTTCGCCGACCAGTCGATCGTCCAGCACCGTTCGATGTTCTCGCGCTTCAACGACTATCTGATCGCCCACGGAGCGACGGTGGCGAGCTTCGGGGCGGACCACATCGATGGATTCTTCGCTAAACTCGCGCAGGACTGCGCGCCCGGCACGACCACGCGCCTGCGCTATCTCAAACTTATCGACCGATTCACGCGTCACCTCGTGAACATCGAACTGCGCGCCGATAATCCCGCCGCGCAGATGTTAGTCAACGAGAACTGGCCACAAGACGAGCCAACACCGATCTATCTGTCACCGGAAGGCGATGCGCGGCTACAAGCGGTGTGCGTTGCAACCGAAGGCGCGGCCTTCAAGGATCTTCGGAACACCGCGATCGTGGCGCTGTTTCTCGCGTCAGGGGTCACGGCCGCCGAACTCAAGCAGCTACGAGTCGACGACCTCGATGTCCACGGCGAACGTCCTACTGTCTTCGTCGAGAAGCATGGGCCTCGGATTGCACGGCGGGTGCCGATCGATGCCTTCGCGATCGACGTACTGCGCAGCTATCACGAGGCCCGCAGTCGGATTCAGCCTCCAACGCAATGGCTTTTCACCGCCACGGCGGGCGGCAAGCCGATGCAGCCAGATACGATGTTGAAATGCGTCCGCCAGGCTCTACGCAGCGCGAACTTGTCGGCTGCCGACGAGAGTCCACGCTTGCTCAGAAACACCTTCGGTCGTCGGCTAATCATCGCCGGCAAGACCAACGAGCAGGTGAGCAATCTTATGGGCTTGTCGAGCCATCGCACGGCTGCTCGCCTTCGTCAAACACGGGCATGCGATATCGGAACGTCGTGAAGCCGTCGCCTGGCCGAGCGCCTTCGTTCATTGCGCATGGAAATTTCGGCCGCGTCCTGGGAACAGAATACAAGCGACTCACTACTTGCGCGCGGGACTCTTCGAGACGGCATGAGGCTGCCATCGGCTGGCACCTTCCTTGCATAGGCGTCAATTGCGGGCAACGGTACCCGCTTGAAACTATGGAGAAGCGCCATGCAGATCCTTATCCTGGACGACGATCAAGATTTCGCGAACGGGCTCGCGGCACTTATCGCACGGATGGGCCATGGCGTAGCGATCGCACACAACTGCGCCGCAGCTCGCACGTTCGCTCATGATCGCGACTTCGACGTCATTCTTGCCGATGTGGACCTTCCGGACGGTGATGGAAGACACGTTTGCGACGGGTTGAGGGCCGAGGGCGCTTCGCAGGGAGCGTACATGATTGCCGTGACGGGCAAGACCGATCTCGGCGATGACGACTTTCCCTCGTTCGATGGTTATGTACGCAAGCCGGTCACCTACGACTTGCTCGAGCGCGTGCTCGAGGAATGGCGGCTTGCTGCCGGCCTTGACCGCGTGACGACCGCCCCTGAACCCTCCAAAGTCGTCGAAGCGCGATAACGCGCGCTCCGCAAATCGCAACGGGCTTCGCAGTGGCAACAACCGGTGATAGAAGCATTTGCTTGCGATCATGCCCGGCGCTGCCGGGCATGATATAGCAACGCGCCGAGAACCCTCTACGCGCAGCAACAGGGAAGGTTCTAGTTCTCGCGCCCCTCTCTAGTCTGGTGTGCACTGCCGGATTGCGAAGAGCCGAGATCTGCCAGGACGTCCGGTCGACAGAATGGGTCTTGTCATTAGTTTCATATTTCGACTATTATCGAATCATGGAAACGAATGAAACCATTGCCGCGCTGGCGGCGCTCGCGCATGAGTCGCGGCTCGCAGTCTTTCGCGCCCTGGTACAGGCGGGCCCCGAAGGCATGCCCGCAGGCCAGATCGCCACGCTGCTGGATGTCGCGCCGTCGTCGCTGTCCTTCCACCTGAAGGAACTGTCTCGCGCGCAGCTCGTCACCAGCCGTCAGGAAGGCCGGTTCATCTACTACTGCGCCAACTTCGAAACGATGAACGGCCTGCTGGCCTATCTCACCGAGAACTGCTGTGGCGGCAACCCCTGTTCGCCAGCATCGGCATGTTCTCCCTCTCGGGAGAAGCAGTCATGAAGCGCTTTCATGTGCACGTCGCCGTCACCGATCTCACAGCGAGCATCCGTTTCTACTCGGCGTTGTTCGCGGCTGAACCGACGGTCATCAAGAGCGATTACGCGAAGTGGATGCTCGACGACCCGCGCGTCAATTTCGCGATCTCGCAACGCGGCGCCACGCCGGGCGTCGACCATCTGGGGGTGCAGGTCGAAAACGAGGCCGAACTGGCCGAGATGCACGATCGACTCGAAGGCGCCGCGTTGCCGGTCGACACCCAGACGGATACCGTCTGCTGCTATGCCAACTCGAACAAGTACTGGACCGTCGATCCGCAAGGCATCGCATGGGAGTCGTATCACACGCTGAACGACATTCCGGTATTCGGCGAGTCACGCAATTCGCCGAAAGGTGCACCTGCTTCTGAAGTCGCAGCGTGCTGCGCTCCGACGTCGGGCAAGTCGGTCGGTGTTCCGGTCAAATCCTCGTCATGCTGCTGAGTCCGACGCGCAATTCAACGACGAGCGTATGACAACCAACGTATCGATCCTGTGCACGCACAACTCGGCGCGCAGCGTGCTCGGCGATGCCACGCTGAATCACTACTGCGACAGCGCCGCCGCCGAAGCATGTGCGTTCTGGCCGGGTAGTCCGGTCAGGGTGCATCGGGGCGATGCCGACGGGTCGAACGCACCGGGCGGCGATGACGTCAAGCGTCAGGCGTTCGAGCTGACCCGCCAGGCGATCGGCTATCGCATGCTGCAGTTGCTTGAACTTCCCCTGGACCGTCTGGGCGATGCCGAGCTTCAGCAGGCGCTCAATGACATCCTGCAAAGCTGAACCCATCTCCATCGAGTCGTCTCATGAACACGCCCAACGTCGCCGCTTCGCGCAGGACCGCATCGAAGCCAGCCATCAGCTTCTTCGAGCGGTACCTGACCGTCTGGGTCGCACTGTGCATTCTCGCAGGCATCCTGCTCGGCCAGGTCATGCCCGGCGTCTTTCAGGCAATTGGCCGGATGGAGTACGCGCAGGTCAACCTCCCGGTCGGGCTGCTGATCTGGGTGATGATCATCCCCATGCTGGTCAAGGTCGATTTCGGTTCGCTGCATGAAGTGCGTCAGCACATCCGGGGCATCGGCGTCACGCTCTTCGTGAACTGGCTGGTCAAGCCTTTTACGATGGCGTTCCTCGCCTGGCTGTTCATCAAGCACCTGTTGGCGCCGATGCTGCCCGCAGCGCAGCTCGACAGCTATGTGGCCGGCCTCATCCTGCTGGCGGCCGCGCCCTGTACGGCAATGGTGTTCGTGTGGAGTCGTCTCACCGGCGGCGACCCGCTCTTCACGCTCTCGCAGGTCGCGCTCAACGACAGCATCATGGTGGTCGCGTTTGCGCCGCTCGTGGGCCTGCTGCTCGGCATTTCCGCGATTACGGTGCCGTGGGCGACGCTGCTCACCTCGGTCGCGCTCTACATCGTCATTCCGGTGATTCTCGCGCAGATCCTGCGCAAGGCGCTGCTCGTCCAGGGAGAAGCCGCGTTTGAAGCAGCAATGGCGAAGATCGGTCCCTGGTCGATCACGGCGCTGCTCGCGACGCTGGTTCTGCTGTTCGCTTTCCAGGGCGAAGCCATCCTGAAGCAGCCACTCGTCATCGTGCTGCTCGCCGTGCCGATCCTGATCCAGGTGTTCTTCAATTCGGCGCTCGCGTACTGGCTTAATCGCGCGGTCGGCGAGAAGCACAACATTGCCTGCCCGTCTGCCCTGATCGGCGCGTCGAACTTCTTCGAACTGGCCGTTGCCACGGCAATCGGCCTGTTCGGGTTCAACTCCGGCGCTGCGCTCGCGACCGTCGTGGGCGTGCTGATCGAGGTGCCGGTCATGCTGCTCGTCGTACGCATCGTCAATCGTTCGAAGAACTGGTACGAGTCCGCCTGAAGGCTTTGGAAACGAGCACATGAACGACGTCATCATCTATCACAACCCTGGGTTCGGAGCCCCGCGCGACACGCTCGCGGTGATTCACCGCGCGAACAACGAACCCACGACCATTACCGATGCGGAGGGAAAACGTGTCTGATCTTGCGACCGAACTGCCGCAGGTTGACCCGGCGCTGTTCCGCGTTCCGGACATCGACCGCCTGCAGGCCGCGAAGGCTTCGCCGCACCCCCCGCGCATCCTGCTGCTCTATGGCTCGCTACGCGAACGCTCCTTCAGCCGACTGCTCAGCGAAGAAGCCGCGCGCCTCCTTGCGGCGATGGGCGCCGATGTGCGGACGTTCAACCCGAGCGGCCTGCCGCTGCCGGACGATGCGCCGGACACTCATCCCAAGGTGGCCGAGCTGCGGGACCTGGTGCTGTGGTCGGAAGGCATGGTCTGGTGCTCGCCGGAGCGCCACGGCGCGATGACCGGCATCATGAAATCGCAGATCGACTGGATTCCGCTTTCGCTCGGCGCGGTCCGGCCGACGCAGGGCAAGACGCTCGCGGTGATGCAGGTGAGCGGCGGCTCGCAGTCGTTCAACGCGGTCAACCAGATGCGCGTGCTCGGGCGCTGGATGCGCATGCTGACGATCCCCAACCAGTCGTCGGTGGCCAAGGCGTTCATGGAGTTCGATGAAACCGGCCGCATGAAACCCTCGGCCTACTTCGATCGAGTCGTGGATGTAATGGAAGAGTTGGTGAAGTTTACGCTGCTCACCCGGGATATTGGTCCGTATCTGGTCGACCGTTATAGCGAACGAAAGGAAAGCGCCGCGGAACTGATGAAGCGGGTGAACCAGTCGAGCATCTGATCAGTGTCGCCCGCCGCTCCTGATCGTCGTAGTTCACAGTGAAGAAGCTGCAAGTCGAACTTGCACGCGATGCCGGCGAGCCTGCTTGCCGTGTTCAGCAGCGTCTGCACGTCGCCGCGATCTTGAAGCACCTGGGGGTGGACCCGGCGCTTC is drawn from Caballeronia sp. NK8 and contains these coding sequences:
- a CDS encoding TetR/AcrR family transcriptional regulator, whose protein sequence is MTVPNPQRSTRKGRTSSAVSSATPPDGLRAQGIRTRNAIVRVARKLLLENGPMEFSQRAVALSAGISVSNLQYYFPTRPAILRAVMAPVIEGYFDALKRALKDNESPRGTIEAILEMSLEDAKDSKNIPLWWHFFSLAATDPECAQMRDEWYDTMTKEFTELIRAVNPKRGATESAHIAVLLISMVDGMTLHLGTARNKRAYMRGFESTFLSVARSLVWGESLDVEAA
- a CDS encoding antitoxin Xre/MbcA/ParS toxin-binding domain-containing protein translates to MNSDTGAFPSADAGFDRFMASLHDPEDPAPIVSARRFGEALRIDLQTLAQQAHVHRNTISRQPASESVQRFLRDALRVIRAATDISGDVTKALFWYRNEPLPVFNYKTAEELVSEGRADDVLRYVSSLEAGPAG
- a CDS encoding RES family NAD+ phosphorylase, with the translated sequence MILTELTGVTVYRMHVPRWAVAPTSGAGAGTHGGRANRVGLNALYLALDPATAIREYQQLSSLMPPGTLVSYNLTAAPMVDFTGGYESGKWSPLWEDFYCDWRHCWFNERIEPPSWILGDEVVSSGAKGILFKSRLTPDGTNLVLYTERLDSTDHLDVYDPNNALPKNQSSWD
- a CDS encoding Ohr family peroxiredoxin is translated as MTKIEQVLHSGNSHATINHDPNVPRGELGVLDLKLSAPGGETREFIATELHPRAEQLFSGAWSACYVSAFQIAASLKKVKLPSDYSVDIQVSIGSVGSGHCLGAQFTVRVPGLAKEVVEALAHHAHQLCPYSKAVHGNIEVGLNVVTI
- a CDS encoding OsmC family protein, which gives rise to MEKIEKVLASGNSHATVNHDPNLQRGQFGVFDLKLSAPGVERLEFIATEPHPTAEKLFAGAWSACYTTVFGIAASLKKVKLPPDYSVDIQVNVGQTGTAWFLGAQFNIRVPGLAKEVVEEIAHLTHTICPYSKSVRGNIEIGTNIVTV
- a CDS encoding VOC family protein, with product MFSHVVVGTNDLEKAKRFYDAVLGAIGYGDGISDDNDQRRRYAYRGDTGLFIITQPLDGRPATAANGGTIGFACQSTRQVDLWHVAGVANGGTSAEAPPGVREAAFGSLYLAYLRDPDGNKLGALYRMPA
- a CDS encoding MarR family winged helix-turn-helix transcriptional regulator, producing the protein MKTRNQAPAAAMPLSDYLCFAIYSANLAFGRAYKPILEELGLTYTQYVTIVALWEEDNPTVSGLGEKLFLESNTLTPMLKKLEVMGYLERQRDPEDERQVRVRLTKNGRRLREKALTMSLSGATGLAPDEFAKVQKAIVTLRDNLIKSVQNGE
- a CDS encoding site-specific integrase, which encodes MPDDAWLVAPEDAYAQWQREEATGADRRAFADQSIVQHRSMFSRFNDYLIAHGATVASFGADHIDGFFAKLAQDCAPGTTTRLRYLKLIDRFTRHLVNIELRADNPAAQMLVNENWPQDEPTPIYLSPEGDARLQAVCVATEGAAFKDLRNTAIVALFLASGVTAAELKQLRVDDLDVHGERPTVFVEKHGPRIARRVPIDAFAIDVLRSYHEARSRIQPPTQWLFTATAGGKPMQPDTMLKCVRQALRSANLSAADESPRLLRNTFGRRLIIAGKTNEQVSNLMGLSSHRTAARLRQTRACDIGTS
- a CDS encoding response regulator; this encodes MQILILDDDQDFANGLAALIARMGHGVAIAHNCAAARTFAHDRDFDVILADVDLPDGDGRHVCDGLRAEGASQGAYMIAVTGKTDLGDDDFPSFDGYVRKPVTYDLLERVLEEWRLAAGLDRVTTAPEPSKVVEAR
- a CDS encoding helix-turn-helix transcriptional regulator, with protein sequence METNETIAALAALAHESRLAVFRALVQAGPEGMPAGQIATLLDVAPSSLSFHLKELSRAQLVTSRQEGRFIYYCANFETMNGLLAYLTENCCGGNPCSPASACSPSREKQS
- a CDS encoding ArsI/CadI family heavy metal resistance metalloenzyme — its product is MKRFHVHVAVTDLTASIRFYSALFAAEPTVIKSDYAKWMLDDPRVNFAISQRGATPGVDHLGVQVENEAELAEMHDRLEGAALPVDTQTDTVCCYANSNKYWTVDPQGIAWESYHTLNDIPVFGESRNSPKGAPASEVAACCAPTSGKSVGVPVKSSSCC
- the arsB gene encoding ACR3 family arsenite efflux transporter — protein: MNTPNVAASRRTASKPAISFFERYLTVWVALCILAGILLGQVMPGVFQAIGRMEYAQVNLPVGLLIWVMIIPMLVKVDFGSLHEVRQHIRGIGVTLFVNWLVKPFTMAFLAWLFIKHLLAPMLPAAQLDSYVAGLILLAAAPCTAMVFVWSRLTGGDPLFTLSQVALNDSIMVVAFAPLVGLLLGISAITVPWATLLTSVALYIVIPVILAQILRKALLVQGEAAFEAAMAKIGPWSITALLATLVLLFAFQGEAILKQPLVIVLLAVPILIQVFFNSALAYWLNRAVGEKHNIACPSALIGASNFFELAVATAIGLFGFNSGAALATVVGVLIEVPVMLLVVRIVNRSKNWYESA